One genomic segment of Pyruvatibacter mobilis includes these proteins:
- a CDS encoding LysR family transcriptional regulator, giving the protein MHPNFLDQIIVFQAVAELGSYAEAARRLNRQVSAISYAITNLETHLGLTLVDRGGYRAGLTEEGQALLGEVSVLLRRVERLEGKAAAMREASETTLSLAVEHSLPPAVLAHGLARLADAHPEVAVDLSYLTGGDVIARLTGGEVQLGITALERGLAWQDLDGRQVLAEEMPVVIGARHALAARNAPVPLETLEHHRQIYLPSGLPPTDENTRPDYRQHRTDLWHVNDLATQIALIAGGAGWGFVPASAAAEAVAQGRLAYLACDGIAQLPLRRFAALWRTRTPPGPAARFLMQMLEAGGNGTLEAP; this is encoded by the coding sequence ATGCATCCCAATTTTCTCGACCAGATCATCGTGTTCCAGGCGGTGGCGGAGCTCGGCAGCTACGCGGAGGCTGCCCGCAGGCTCAATCGCCAGGTCTCAGCCATCAGCTACGCCATCACCAATCTGGAGACCCATCTGGGCCTGACCCTGGTGGATCGCGGTGGCTACCGCGCCGGCCTGACGGAGGAGGGGCAGGCGCTGCTGGGCGAGGTGAGCGTGCTGCTGCGGCGCGTGGAGCGGCTGGAGGGCAAGGCCGCGGCCATGCGGGAGGCCAGCGAGACAACCCTGTCGCTGGCGGTGGAGCATTCCCTGCCGCCTGCGGTGTTGGCACACGGCCTTGCGCGGCTGGCTGACGCGCATCCCGAAGTGGCGGTCGATCTCAGCTACCTCACCGGCGGCGATGTCATTGCCCGGCTCACCGGCGGCGAGGTGCAGCTGGGCATCACTGCGCTGGAGCGCGGGCTGGCCTGGCAGGACCTCGATGGCCGGCAGGTGCTGGCGGAGGAAATGCCCGTGGTGATCGGCGCGCGCCACGCCCTTGCCGCCCGTAACGCGCCTGTGCCGCTCGAAACGCTGGAGCATCACCGGCAGATCTACCTGCCCTCGGGCCTTCCGCCCACGGATGAAAACACCCGCCCCGATTACCGGCAGCACAGGACCGATCTCTGGCATGTCAACGATCTCGCGACCCAGATCGCCCTGATCGCGGGCGGAGCCGGATGGGGGTTCGTCCCGGCAAGTGCCGCCGCCGAAGCCGTTGCGCAGGGACGGCTCGCCTATCTTGCCTGCGACGGCATCGCCCAGCTGCCCCTGCGCCGCTTCGCCGCTCTCTGGCGCACCCGAACGCCCCCGGGCCCGGCGGCCCGGTTCCTGATGCAAATGCTGGAAGCAGGTGGTAACGGCACCCTTGAAGCACCCTGA
- a CDS encoding darcynin family protein, which translates to MGDVYTIFILLRARTAWLKLSHAERAAIGRAAFARRFDGMTVRYFDAEAFTAQCSDVLVVETPRLDDHRRLMDHLRDSEIFAHPYFDLVSVIPAVEDVYRDLSPAAAQGG; encoded by the coding sequence ATGGGCGACGTCTATACGATCTTCATCCTGCTGCGGGCGCGGACCGCGTGGCTGAAGCTCAGCCATGCGGAGCGGGCGGCGATCGGCCGGGCCGCCTTTGCCCGGCGCTTTGACGGCATGACCGTGCGCTATTTCGATGCGGAGGCCTTCACCGCCCAGTGCAGCGATGTGCTGGTGGTGGAGACACCGCGCCTTGATGACCATCGCCGGCTGATGGACCATCTGCGCGACAGCGAAATTTTCGCGCATCCCTATTTTGACCTCGTGTCAGTCATCCCCGCTGTTGAGGATGTCTACCGGGACCTTTCGCCCGCAGCGGCGCAGGGCGGTTAG
- the parE gene encoding DNA topoisomerase IV subunit B produces MARATKTSSSDTPDLFSGASAPKPAAARGAVKPARKSAAKSSGAAAPKDGSGYSASDIEVLEGLEPVRRRPGMYIGGTDDRALHHLFAEVLDNSMDEAVAGHATRIEVSLAADGSLSVSDNGRGIPVDPHPKFKDKSALEVILTTLHAGGKFSDKVYETSGGLHGVGVSVVNALSEFLEVEVARDKQLYRQRFERGHPVSKLETVGKAPNRRGTTVTFHPDAEIFGKGATFKPARLYRMARSKAYLFGGVKIEWKCAPELLDGNGTVPAEDVLHFPGGLADYLATTIDGKETVTAETFSGKLKAKGSAGTVEWAIAWLGNADGFCNSYCNTIPTPEGGTHEAGLRAALSKSLKAYGELTNVKKAASITAEDVMGTACIMLSVFIREPEFVGQTKEKLSSPSAQKLVESTLRDHFDTWLASKPQQANRLLEWVIDRADERLRRRQEKEVSRKAATRKLRLPGKLADCTNSSASGSELFIVEGDSAGGSAKQARDRKTQAVLPLRGKILNVASATSAKQAQNQQISDLILALGVQTGTRYRDEDLRYEKVIIMTDADVDGAHIATLLITFFYQEMPELIRNGHLYLAVPPLYRLAQGGKTMYAVDDAHKDALMESDFKGTRKVEISRFKGLGEMLPAQLKETTMRPGHRTLMQIMVPDEDQDETRKRVSELMGTKPELRFRFIQENAAFATDLDI; encoded by the coding sequence ATGGCCCGCGCCACCAAGACCTCCTCCTCCGACACGCCCGACCTGTTCAGCGGGGCTTCCGCCCCGAAACCGGCAGCCGCCAGGGGCGCTGTGAAGCCCGCGCGCAAGAGCGCGGCAAAGTCATCGGGTGCGGCGGCGCCGAAAGATGGCAGCGGCTATTCGGCCAGCGACATCGAGGTGCTGGAAGGGCTGGAGCCGGTGCGGCGGCGACCGGGCATGTATATCGGCGGCACGGATGACCGCGCCCTGCACCATCTGTTTGCCGAAGTGCTGGACAACTCCATGGACGAGGCCGTGGCGGGTCACGCCACGCGCATCGAGGTATCGCTTGCAGCCGACGGGTCGCTGTCGGTGTCGGACAATGGGCGCGGCATTCCCGTGGACCCGCACCCCAAGTTCAAGGACAAGTCCGCCCTTGAAGTAATCCTCACCACGCTGCATGCGGGCGGCAAGTTCTCCGACAAGGTGTATGAGACTTCCGGCGGCCTGCACGGCGTTGGCGTGTCAGTGGTGAACGCGCTGTCGGAGTTCCTGGAAGTGGAAGTCGCGCGCGACAAGCAGCTCTATCGCCAGCGCTTCGAGCGCGGTCACCCGGTAAGCAAGCTTGAAACCGTCGGCAAGGCACCCAACCGGCGCGGCACGACGGTGACTTTTCATCCGGACGCGGAGATTTTCGGCAAGGGGGCGACCTTCAAGCCGGCGCGGCTCTACCGCATGGCGCGGTCGAAGGCCTACCTGTTCGGCGGCGTGAAGATCGAATGGAAATGCGCGCCTGAACTGCTGGACGGCAACGGCACTGTCCCGGCGGAAGATGTGCTGCACTTCCCCGGCGGGCTTGCGGACTATCTCGCCACCACGATCGACGGCAAGGAGACCGTTACGGCGGAGACCTTCTCCGGCAAGCTGAAGGCCAAGGGCTCGGCCGGCACGGTGGAGTGGGCGATCGCCTGGCTCGGCAATGCGGACGGGTTCTGCAATTCCTACTGCAACACGATCCCGACGCCCGAGGGCGGCACCCATGAGGCGGGCCTGCGGGCGGCGCTGTCGAAGTCGCTCAAGGCCTATGGCGAACTCACCAACGTCAAGAAGGCCGCCTCGATTACCGCCGAAGATGTGATGGGCACCGCCTGCATCATGCTGTCCGTGTTCATCCGCGAACCGGAGTTCGTCGGCCAGACGAAAGAGAAGCTCTCCTCTCCGTCGGCGCAGAAGCTGGTGGAATCCACCTTGCGCGACCATTTCGACACCTGGCTTGCATCCAAGCCGCAGCAGGCCAACCGGCTGCTTGAATGGGTGATCGACCGGGCGGATGAGCGGTTGCGCCGCCGCCAGGAAAAGGAAGTGAGCCGCAAGGCTGCGACGCGCAAGCTGCGGCTTCCGGGCAAGCTGGCCGACTGCACCAATTCAAGCGCTTCGGGTTCCGAGCTGTTCATCGTGGAGGGCGACTCGGCCGGTGGCTCCGCCAAGCAGGCGCGGGACCGCAAGACGCAGGCCGTGCTGCCCCTGCGCGGCAAGATCCTCAACGTGGCCAGCGCCACCAGCGCCAAGCAGGCGCAGAACCAGCAGATCTCCGATCTCATCCTGGCGCTGGGCGTGCAGACGGGCACGCGCTACCGCGACGAGGACCTGCGGTATGAGAAGGTCATCATCATGACCGACGCCGACGTGGACGGCGCTCACATCGCAACGCTGCTCATCACTTTCTTCTACCAGGAGATGCCGGAGCTGATCCGCAACGGCCATCTCTATCTCGCGGTGCCGCCGCTCTACCGTCTCGCCCAGGGGGGCAAGACCATGTATGCGGTGGATGATGCCCATAAGGACGCGCTGATGGAGAGCGACTTCAAGGGCACCCGCAAGGTCGAGATCAGCCGCTTCAAGGGTCTGGGCGAGATGCTGCCGGCGCAGCTCAAGGAGACCACCATGCGCCCCGGTCACCGGACGCTGATGCAGATCATGGTGCCGGACGAGGACCAGGACGAGACGAGGAAGCGGGTGAGCGAACTGATGGGCACCAAGCCCGAACTGCGATTCCGCTTCATCCAGGAAAACGCCGCCTTCGCGACCGATCTGGACATCTAG
- a CDS encoding DEAD/DEAH box helicase, with the protein MTFDDFGLNADLMKAINEAGYSEPTPIQAQAIPKALADRDVLGIAQTGTGKTASFTLPMIERLSKGRAKARMPRSLILEPTRELAAQVADNFEKYGKYHKLSMALLIGGVSFGDQDKKIDRGVDVLIATPGRLLDHVERGKLMLTGVQTLVIDEADRMLDMGFIPDIERICKLIPFTRQTMLFSATMPPEIENLANNFMQAPARIEVARASTTNANITQRLMTCGSREKRKTLTELIRREDIQNAIVFCNRKRDVDSVAKALKKSGIDASPIHGDLDQSVRTRTLGAFKDGELKVLVASDVAARGLDIPEVSHVFNYDVPTHAEDYVHRIGRTGRAGRKGFSFTLATPDDGKYLDAVEKLIDMKIERATLDGDTKPDADDAAKPAKAADEADATETDDTAAATADGEAADATEVSEATDATETKASDAGTEDGSDDEQPKRRRRRRGGRGRGRSRKSDDAEMDAEADDAGQDAVAADAEDDTSDSRPARQDKSESKAGDGKPGDGKSGEKRGRGRGGRNKGRDGGRNGGDNDRVIGMGDHVPAFILRPIRRSQAKPADAQTDGQATSSDASADDTAQESDAA; encoded by the coding sequence ATGACCTTTGACGATTTCGGCCTTAACGCCGACCTGATGAAAGCCATCAACGAAGCTGGCTATTCCGAGCCCACGCCCATCCAGGCGCAGGCCATCCCCAAGGCGCTTGCTGACCGCGACGTGCTTGGCATCGCCCAGACGGGCACCGGCAAGACTGCCTCCTTCACCCTGCCGATGATCGAGCGCCTGTCCAAGGGCCGCGCCAAGGCCCGCATGCCGCGCTCTCTCATTCTTGAGCCGACGCGCGAACTGGCCGCTCAGGTGGCGGACAATTTCGAGAAATACGGCAAGTATCACAAGCTCTCCATGGCGCTCCTGATCGGCGGCGTCTCCTTCGGCGACCAGGACAAGAAGATCGACCGCGGCGTCGATGTGCTGATCGCCACGCCGGGCCGCCTGCTTGACCACGTCGAGCGCGGCAAGCTGATGCTCACGGGCGTGCAGACGCTGGTGATCGACGAAGCCGACCGCATGCTGGACATGGGCTTCATCCCGGACATCGAGCGCATCTGCAAGCTGATCCCGTTCACCCGGCAGACGATGCTGTTCTCGGCCACCATGCCGCCGGAAATCGAGAACCTGGCCAACAATTTCATGCAGGCCCCGGCCCGCATCGAAGTGGCCCGCGCCTCGACCACCAATGCCAACATCACCCAGCGGCTGATGACCTGCGGCAGCCGTGAGAAGCGCAAGACGCTGACCGAGCTGATCCGCCGCGAAGACATCCAGAACGCCATCGTGTTCTGCAACCGCAAGCGCGATGTGGACAGCGTGGCCAAGGCCCTGAAGAAGAGCGGCATCGACGCCTCCCCCATCCATGGTGATCTCGACCAGTCCGTCCGTACGCGGACGCTTGGCGCGTTCAAGGATGGCGAGCTGAAGGTGCTGGTGGCCAGCGACGTGGCCGCCCGCGGCCTCGACATTCCCGAAGTCAGCCACGTATTCAATTACGACGTGCCGACCCATGCCGAAGACTATGTGCACCGTATCGGCCGCACCGGCCGCGCGGGCCGCAAGGGCTTCTCCTTCACCCTGGCAACGCCGGATGACGGCAAGTATCTGGACGCGGTGGAAAAGCTCATCGACATGAAGATCGAGCGCGCCACGCTGGACGGTGACACCAAGCCGGATGCGGATGATGCCGCCAAGCCGGCCAAGGCTGCCGACGAGGCAGACGCCACCGAAACAGACGACACCGCTGCAGCCACGGCAGATGGCGAGGCTGCTGACGCCACGGAAGTTTCCGAAGCCACTGACGCCACCGAAACCAAGGCATCTGACGCCGGAACCGAGGACGGCTCCGACGATGAGCAGCCGAAGCGCCGCCGCCGCCGCCGTGGCGGCCGGGGCCGTGGCCGCAGCCGCAAGAGCGATGACGCGGAGATGGATGCCGAGGCAGACGATGCCGGTCAGGATGCCGTCGCCGCGGACGCCGAAGACGATACATCCGACAGCCGCCCTGCCCGCCAGGACAAGTCCGAGAGCAAGGCCGGCGATGGCAAGCCGGGTGACGGCAAGTCGGGTGAGAAGCGCGGCCGTGGCCGTGGCGGCCGCAACAAGGGCCGCGACGGGGGCCGCAATGGCGGTGACAACGACCGGGTGATTGGCATGGGCGACCACGTCCCTGCCTTCATTCTCCGCCCCATCCGCCGCAGCCAGGCGAAGCCCGCGGATGCCCAGACCGATGGTCAGGCAACATCATCCGACGCCTCCGCCGACGACACCGCGCAGGAAAGCGACGCAGCCTGA
- a CDS encoding amidase has protein sequence MAPLSETGISRRTFIQTSLAGTALAALPTPLRAKLPAIARDLARLDATAQAALVRAGDVTASDLAEAAIARIEALNPALNAIASKGFEAGRALARSGPPAGVFSGVPFLIKDLIEFPPLPHMAGSRLMASNVGSFASPYGARVKEAGLVVLGTTTTPEFGLLPTTEPLLTGATRNPWDTDRIAGGSSGGAAAAVASGMVPIAHASDGGGSIRFPAACCGVFGLKPSRGRNVEARREPSPIGVENCFSRSVRDSAAFLHQTQQRGPDAPLTPLPLITAPGTRKLRIGVTVASYTGSLPDTDTADAVMATAELCRAMGHEVEEVAWPFDGPAFVDHFLTLWGLGAAAIAARARAALGPDADLSTVLEPWTLGLAAEYGPRGEAGAAAAFENFRHVAEAMAGFFEDYDLLLTPAQSEPAPAIGHMAPTVAFDVLHERVMTFAAYTPWQNAAGTPAMSVPLYQSTGGLPIGIQFSAAMGREDTLLEMAYALEDALPWADRWPAHSAVTL, from the coding sequence ATGGCACCGCTCTCCGAAACCGGCATATCCCGGCGCACCTTCATCCAGACTTCGCTGGCGGGCACGGCCCTCGCCGCCCTGCCGACACCCCTGCGCGCAAAGCTGCCCGCCATAGCGCGGGATCTTGCCCGGCTTGATGCCACCGCCCAGGCGGCGCTGGTGCGCGCAGGTGACGTGACCGCGTCCGATCTCGCGGAGGCTGCCATCGCCCGGATCGAGGCGCTGAACCCGGCCCTAAACGCGATTGCCAGCAAGGGCTTTGAGGCGGGGCGCGCCCTGGCCCGCTCCGGACCGCCCGCCGGAGTGTTCAGCGGTGTGCCGTTTCTCATCAAGGACCTGATCGAGTTTCCGCCGCTGCCGCATATGGCGGGCTCGCGGCTGATGGCGTCGAATGTGGGCAGCTTCGCGTCCCCTTACGGCGCCCGCGTCAAGGAGGCCGGGCTGGTGGTGCTCGGCACCACCACGACGCCGGAGTTCGGCCTTCTGCCGACGACGGAGCCGCTGCTGACCGGGGCCACCCGCAACCCGTGGGATACGGACCGCATTGCCGGTGGCTCAAGCGGCGGCGCGGCGGCAGCGGTCGCCTCCGGCATGGTGCCCATTGCCCATGCGAGTGATGGCGGCGGGTCGATCCGCTTTCCGGCGGCCTGCTGCGGGGTGTTCGGGCTGAAGCCCAGCCGCGGACGCAATGTGGAGGCGCGCCGGGAGCCGAGCCCCATCGGCGTGGAGAACTGTTTCTCGCGGTCCGTGCGCGACAGCGCAGCGTTCCTGCACCAGACGCAGCAGCGCGGGCCGGACGCACCGCTCACCCCCCTGCCCCTCATCACCGCGCCGGGCACGCGCAAGCTGCGCATCGGCGTCACCGTGGCAAGCTATACGGGCAGCCTGCCGGATACCGACACCGCGGACGCTGTGATGGCGACGGCTGAGCTGTGCCGTGCGATGGGGCATGAGGTGGAGGAGGTGGCCTGGCCGTTTGACGGCCCGGCCTTCGTGGATCACTTCCTGACCCTGTGGGGGCTGGGGGCTGCGGCGATTGCGGCCAGGGCACGGGCGGCGCTGGGCCCTGACGCAGACCTGTCGACGGTGCTGGAACCCTGGACGCTGGGTCTGGCAGCCGAATACGGCCCGCGCGGCGAGGCGGGGGCTGCGGCCGCGTTCGAGAATTTCCGCCATGTGGCCGAGGCCATGGCCGGGTTCTTCGAGGATTATGACCTGCTTCTGACCCCGGCCCAGAGCGAGCCCGCGCCTGCCATCGGCCACATGGCGCCGACGGTTGCCTTCGATGTTCTGCATGAGCGGGTGATGACCTTTGCCGCCTATACGCCCTGGCAGAATGCTGCCGGGACTCCGGCCATGTCGGTGCCGCTCTATCAAAGCACCGGCGGGCTGCCGATCGGGATCCAGTTTTCCGCCGCCATGGGCCGCGAGGACACGCTGCTGGAAATGGCCTATGCGCTTGAAGACGCCTTGCCCTGGGCGGACCGGTGGCCGGCGCACTCCGCCGTCACGCTGTAG
- the glnA gene encoding type I glutamate--ammonia ligase, which yields MSDAASILAMIKEKDVKYVDLRFTDPRGKMQHVTFDIDLVDEELFSEGTMFDGSSIAGWKAINESDMVLMPDPETAVIDPFYAQTTLAIMCDILEPSTGEAYDRDPRTTAKKALAYLQQTGIGDTAFFGPEAEFFVFDDVQFSADPYNTGFRVDSVELPTNTSTEYEIGNLGHRPRTKGGYFPVNPIDSAQDLRSEMLSVLKEMNVDTEKHHHEVAAAQHELGIKFDTLVRVADKMQIYKYVVHNVAHAYGKTATFMPKPVFGDNGTGMHCHQSIWKDGNPLFAGSGYADLSETCLYYIGGVLKHAKAINAFTNPSTNSYKRLVPGYEAPVLLAYSARNRSASCRIPHGTSPKAKRIEIRFPDPTANPYLAFTAMLMAGLDGIENKIHPGDPMDKDLYALPPEELANVPTVAGSLREALVALDEDRDFLKKGGVFTDAQIDAYAELKWEEVERFEMTPHPVEYDMYFSV from the coding sequence ATGTCCGATGCCGCTTCAATCTTGGCGATGATCAAGGAGAAGGACGTCAAGTACGTCGACCTCCGCTTCACCGATCCGCGTGGCAAGATGCAGCACGTCACCTTCGACATCGACCTCGTGGACGAAGAACTGTTCAGCGAAGGCACGATGTTCGACGGTTCCTCCATCGCCGGCTGGAAGGCGATCAACGAGTCCGACATGGTTCTGATGCCGGACCCCGAGACCGCCGTGATCGACCCGTTCTACGCCCAGACCACGCTCGCCATCATGTGCGACATCCTGGAGCCGTCCACGGGCGAGGCCTATGACCGCGACCCGCGCACGACCGCCAAGAAGGCCCTGGCCTATCTGCAGCAGACCGGCATCGGCGACACCGCGTTCTTCGGCCCGGAAGCCGAGTTCTTCGTGTTCGACGACGTGCAGTTCTCCGCAGACCCGTACAACACGGGCTTCCGCGTCGACTCCGTCGAGCTGCCGACCAACACCAGCACCGAATACGAGATCGGCAACCTCGGTCACCGTCCGCGCACCAAGGGCGGCTACTTCCCGGTGAACCCGATCGACAGCGCGCAGGACCTGCGCTCGGAAATGCTTTCCGTTCTCAAGGAAATGAACGTCGACACCGAGAAGCACCACCACGAAGTGGCGGCGGCGCAGCATGAGCTGGGCATCAAGTTCGACACGCTCGTCCGCGTGGCCGACAAGATGCAGATCTACAAGTATGTGGTGCACAACGTGGCCCACGCTTACGGCAAGACGGCCACCTTCATGCCGAAGCCGGTGTTCGGCGACAACGGCACGGGCATGCACTGCCACCAGTCGATCTGGAAGGACGGCAACCCGCTGTTCGCCGGGTCGGGCTATGCGGACCTGTCGGAAACCTGCCTGTACTACATCGGCGGTGTTCTGAAGCATGCCAAGGCCATCAACGCCTTCACCAACCCGTCCACCAACTCCTACAAGCGTCTGGTGCCGGGCTATGAGGCACCGGTGCTGCTGGCCTATTCGGCCCGCAACCGTTCGGCCTCCTGCCGTATCCCGCACGGTACAAGCCCGAAGGCAAAGCGCATCGAGATCCGCTTCCCGGATCCGACCGCCAACCCGTATCTGGCCTTCACCGCCATGCTGATGGCCGGCCTCGACGGCATCGAGAACAAGATCCATCCGGGCGACCCGATGGACAAGGATCTCTACGCCCTGCCGCCGGAAGAACTGGCCAACGTGCCGACGGTGGCCGGCTCGCTGCGCGAAGCGCTTGTGGCGCTGGACGAAGACCGCGACTTCCTGAAGAAGGGCGGCGTGTTCACCGATGCGCAGATCGACGCCTATGCCGAACTGAAGTGGGAAGAAGTCGAGCGCTTCGAAATGACCCCGCATCCGGTCGAGTACGACATGTACTTCTCGGTCTAA
- a CDS encoding NADH:flavin oxidoreductase/NADH oxidase family protein, protein MSDTTINSPLTLPCGATLKNRIAKGAMTEGLADPQNRATARHVRLYERWADGGSGMLLTGNVQVDRRYLERPGNVVIEGPQSNEQRAALAAYAEAGTRNGTHLWMQLSHAGRQTPAAVTQEPVAPSAIEVEMPGGQFGKPRALTGDEIEDIIQRFAHAAGIARETGFTGVQIHGAHGYLISEFLNPRVNQRTDEWGGSLENRARLLMETVKAVRARVGADFPISVKLNSSDFQKGGFSHQDSIQVAKWLDDAGLDLLEVSGGNYEQPVMMDTEGFEPVYEEKVRSSTRKREAYFLEYASDISKAVGKTPLMVTGGFRTIAAMNEALASGDTDVVGIARPLCVDAALPNKLLDGSVSEVRKWEKELRLGPTRIFGPNSPIDLIRGLNAWGVQGWYCLQIMRMGDGQNPDTRMSVFKALRSYMSNEQKAAKAMAKAA, encoded by the coding sequence ATGTCCGACACCACCATCAATTCGCCGCTGACCCTGCCATGCGGCGCCACCCTCAAGAACCGCATCGCCAAGGGCGCGATGACCGAGGGGCTGGCTGACCCGCAAAACCGCGCCACCGCGCGCCATGTGCGCCTGTATGAGCGCTGGGCGGATGGCGGCAGCGGCATGCTGCTCACCGGCAATGTGCAGGTGGACCGCCGCTACCTTGAGCGGCCGGGCAATGTGGTGATCGAAGGTCCCCAGTCCAACGAGCAGCGGGCCGCCCTTGCCGCCTATGCCGAGGCGGGCACCCGCAACGGCACCCATCTATGGATGCAATTGTCCCATGCCGGCCGCCAGACCCCGGCAGCCGTCACCCAGGAGCCGGTGGCCCCCTCCGCCATCGAGGTGGAAATGCCGGGCGGCCAGTTCGGCAAGCCCCGCGCGCTGACCGGTGACGAGATCGAGGACATCATCCAGCGCTTCGCCCATGCCGCCGGCATCGCCCGCGAAACCGGCTTCACCGGCGTGCAGATCCACGGCGCCCATGGCTACCTGATTTCGGAATTCCTCAATCCGCGCGTCAACCAGCGCACCGATGAATGGGGCGGCAGCCTCGAGAACCGCGCCCGCCTGCTGATGGAAACCGTCAAGGCCGTGCGCGCCAGGGTGGGGGCTGATTTCCCCATCTCGGTGAAGCTCAACTCATCCGACTTCCAGAAGGGCGGCTTCAGCCACCAGGATTCGATCCAGGTCGCCAAATGGCTCGACGATGCGGGCCTCGACCTGCTGGAGGTTTCCGGCGGCAATTACGAGCAGCCGGTGATGATGGACACCGAGGGCTTTGAGCCCGTCTACGAGGAAAAGGTCCGCTCCTCCACCCGCAAGCGTGAGGCTTACTTCCTTGAATATGCCAGCGACATCTCCAAGGCCGTCGGCAAGACGCCGCTGATGGTCACCGGCGGCTTCCGCACGATCGCTGCCATGAACGAGGCGCTGGCCTCCGGCGATACGGATGTGGTCGGCATCGCCCGCCCGCTCTGCGTCGATGCGGCCCTGCCCAACAAGCTGCTGGACGGGTCCGTCAGCGAAGTGCGCAAATGGGAAAAGGAACTGCGCCTCGGCCCGACGCGCATCTTCGGCCCCAACAGCCCCATCGACCTCATTCGCGGCCTCAATGCCTGGGGTGTGCAGGGCTGGTACTGCCTGCAGATCATGCGCATGGGCGACGGCCAGAACCCGGACACCCGCATGAGTGTGTTCAAGGCCCTGCGCAGCTACATGTCCAACGAGCAGAAAGCCGCAAAGGCTATGGCAAAGGCCGCCTGA
- a CDS encoding P-II family nitrogen regulator — protein MKKIEAIIKPFKLDEVKEALNEVGLQGITVTEAKGFGRQKGHTELYRGAEYVVDFLPKVKIEVVLSEDRVEPALEAIQNAARTGRIGDGKIFITNVEEVVRIRTGETGEDAV, from the coding sequence ATGAAAAAAATCGAAGCGATCATCAAGCCGTTCAAGCTGGATGAAGTGAAGGAAGCGCTCAACGAGGTTGGCCTGCAGGGCATCACCGTGACCGAGGCCAAGGGCTTTGGCCGTCAGAAGGGCCACACGGAGCTTTATCGCGGTGCCGAATATGTGGTGGACTTCCTGCCCAAGGTGAAGATCGAGGTGGTGCTGAGCGAGGACCGGGTTGAGCCGGCGCTTGAAGCCATCCAGAACGCTGCGCGCACCGGACGCATTGGCGACGGCAAGATCTTCATCACCAATGTTGAAGAAGTCGTGCGAATCCGTACCGGTGAGACCGGCGAAGACGCGGTCTGA